Within the Pelagovum pacificum genome, the region ACCCGATCTTCGAGGCGCCCGCCGCAATGGCGTCGAGGTCCGCCTTGTCAGGGACGGCAATACCGCCATCCGGCCGAGGGGTGTGCTGGTTCATGGTCTCTCCGCTCGTCAGAGAGACTAGACTGGCGACCTTTCCATTCCGTGAACGCCGCTCAGGAAACCTTCACTTCGCCGAGCGCGGCGAGCGTCGCCTCGAGCGCGAGCATGATCGAAGCGTGGCGGTTCTTGTAGTCGCGGGCGGGCTCCAGCACTTCGAGCCCGTCGAACGGGGCGGAGGGGGGCGGGCCGCCCTCCTTGAGCATCGCGAGCATTTCGTCCCGGGCCCGGCGGATCTCCTCCTCGGTCCGGCCGACGACGTTCGCGCCGACAACGGCGGCTGCCGCTTGGCCGAGGGCGCAGGCCTTCACATCCTGCGCGTAGTCGGTGATCACGCCATCCTCGACCTTCAGATCGACCGTGATGGTGGAGCCGCACAGCGGCGAGCGCTTTCGGACCGACGCGTCAGGCGCCTCCAGCCGGCCGGTGCGCGGCATGTCGGCGGCAAGCGCGAGGATCTTGCCCGAGTAGAGCTTGATCATGTCGGTATCGTCGCTCATGTCGTGGACTCCTGTTGGCGTGACCCCGTAGATAGGCCCGATGCGGCCCGGTGCAAAGGAAATCGACCCATGTCCTTCGATCCCTCGACGCTTCGTTACAACGAGGCCGGACTGATCCCCGCGATCGCGCAGGAGGCCGAGACCGGCGAGGTCCTCATGATGGCCTGGATGAACGCCGCCTCGATCGAGCGCACGCTGGAGGAGGGCCGCGTCGTTTACTGGTCGCGCTCGAGGGGCGAATTCTGGCGCAAAGGCGACACCTCTGGTCACGTGCAGGAGCTGGTCGAACTGCGCTTCGATTGCGATGCGGACTGCCTGTTGCTCCAGGTGCGACAGGTCGGCGCGGCCTGTCACACGGGCCGCCGGAACTGCTTCTACCGCGCGGTGCGGGACGGGGACGTGGTCGAGATCGCCGCGCCGCTCTAGCGGGAGGCGGCGACCAGCGCATCAAGGGTTTTGACCGGGTCCTCGGTGCTCCAGATCTCGTCGCCGAGGCCGAGGAAGTCGGCAAAGGGCGCGAGCGTGCGGATCAGTCCCTCATCGAGCGCGCCTTCTGCGACGACGGGCACCTCGATCATCTGGGACCACCACTCGAAAAGCTCCCTCTCCGCCAGCCTGCCGTCGCCGAGCGCGGTCGCCCCGACGGGGCCGAAGGAGACATAATCCGCGCCGAGTTCGCCCGCGGTCATGCCGTCGTGCCGGGAGGTGCCGCAGAAGGCCCCGACGATCGCATCGTCGCCGAGCGCCTTGCGCATCGACTTCACCGAGCGGGCGGAATCCATCAGGTGGATGCCATCGAGGCCGAGCCGTTCGGCCAGCAGCGCATGCGTGTCGATGACGAGCGCGACGTCCCGGGCGTGACAGACTTCGCGCAGTGCATCGGCGGCGCGGGAGATACGGTCCTCGTCCCGGGTGGCGAGGGCCAGCCGCACGCAGGCCACCGGCGTGGCGTCGAGGCAGGCGGCAAGCCTGTCGGGATAGCTCGAGAGTTCGAATTCCGGCGGGGAAATCAGGTAGATCTGCGGCTGGTCCGGCGTGTCGTCGGTCATGGTCTTCCCGGCGGGCTGTCTGAAGTCGCGCCCTCCTAGCAGGGAACGTCGGGGCAGGGAAGCGGGCTACTTCGGCGGCAGCGTGGCGAGGTTGGCGCGTACCAGCGCCATCAGCCGGCCCCGCCGGTCGTCGTCGGCGATACAGTCGAGGTCGGCGCGCACGAAACCGCCCATGCGGCGCCCCGCGTGGATCATCGGGATGACGCCGTCGATCGCGGCCGCTTCGTCCTCGTGCTGCTTGCCGACCCGGAACATACCGCGCTCTGCGGTGATGCCGCAGGCCATGTTGCCGTCGACCATGAAGCACAGGCCGCCGAACATCCGCTTCTCCGTGAGGCCGGGCAGGTCGGCGAGGTCCTCGCGCAGCGTTTCGGCAGAGCCTTCGTCATGGGCCATGCGGGCCTCCTTCGCGGGCGGCGGCTTGTCTTGCCGGCGATTGTGCGCCACCTAGCCGGAATTCGCCATGCTGGAGTGAGTTTCGATGCCGACCGATACGCCGCAACCCGCCTTCGTCCTGCTGCGCCCGCAGATGGGCGAGAACATTGGTGCGGCGGCGCGGGGGATGTGGAACTTCGGGCTCGACCGGATGCGGATCACGGCGCCACGCGACGGCTGGCCGAACCAGAAGGCGGTCGCGATGGCGAGTGGTGCGGGTCGGCTGTTGGACGAGGCGCAGATGTATGGCTCGACGGCGGAGGCGGTGGCGGATTGCCACTATGTCTACGCCACGACGGCGCGTCCGCGCGAGTTGACCAAGCCGGTGCTGACGCCCGAGGCCGCGCTTGCCGACGCCGCGACCCGGATCGGGCGGGGCGAGAAAGTCGCCGTGATGTTCGGCCCCGAGCGGGCGGGCATGGAGAACGAGGACATCGCGCAGGCCTCGGCGATCATCTCGGTCCCGGTGAACCCGGAGTTCCCGTCGCTCAACCTCGCCCAATGCGTGCTGCTCTGCGCGTACGAGTGGCGGCGGGCCGTGACGGACACGCCGGCGGAGCGGCTGGAAGGGCAGCGCACGGAACTGGCCGAGCGGGTCGAGGTCGAAAAGCTCGGCGATCACTACGAGGAGCGGCTCGAGGAGGCGGGGTTCTTCTATCCCGAAGCGAAGGGCGGCGCGATGCGGCTGAACCTGCGCAACCTCTGGTCACGGATGCCGCTGACCCGCGCGGATGTGCAGATGCTGCACGGGATCATGCGCCAGATGGTGCGCTGGAAGGACCGGGACTGACTCCTCGTCTCCCGGCTGGTTTGATCCGGCGGAGCACCTGCGGTGCACATTGGGAGCCCTCCCTCCGGTCGGGCGGAGCGAGGGGGCTGTCTGCCCCCTCTGGGCCTGCGGCCCATTCACCCCCGAGAGGTACTTGTGGCCAGATGACAGGGAGAGGTTGCGTTAAGGACAATGCGCGCACTCTCTCTAATGGCCGCAGAGACCTCGCGCCGGAGGCTCCGAAGGACGACGCGGGGCCTTCCATCCGGACAATCCGGACCAGCGCATCCCCCTCTGGCCCGCGACAGATGTCCTGCCGGGGCCAGCGGCAGGCAAGCTGACGCAGGCGCGGCGGGTCGCCTTGTTTCCCGGCGCGGTGCGGCCTAGCTTGCCGCCGAAACGAACAGGACGTCCCATGGCCCAGAAACCCAAGTCCCGAACGAACCGGGCGATCTTCGAGGAAGTCGGAACCGGCGAGCGGCAGGTGGCTGCGGCGACCGGCAGCATCGACAAGGGCGGGCAGGGCGCGCGCGGCGCGGTCCGGCTCTGGCTGATGCTGATCTTCGCGCTTGTCGCCGCGATGATCCTCGTCGGTGGGCTGACGCGGCTGACGGACAGCGGACTGTCGATCACCGAATGGGCGCCCGTCTCGGGTGCGCTGCCGCCGATGTCGGAGGCCGACTGGCAGGCGGAGTTCGAGCGCTACCAGCAGATCCCGCAGTTCACGGAGCTGAATTCCGACATGGACCTTGCCGGGTTCAAGTCGATCTACTGGTGGGAATGGGGTCACCGACAGCTTGGCCGGGTCATCGGACTTGTCTGGGCGATCGGTTTCTTCGGGTTTCTCGCGACCCGCACCATGCCGCGCGGCTGGTCGGGGCGACTGCTCGGTCTTGGCGCCCTCGGTGGGGTGCAGGGGGCGATCGGCTGGTGGATGGTGCATTCCGGTCTGCAGGAGGGGATGCTGTCGGTCGCGTCCTACCGGCTGGCGATCCACCTCGGCCTCGCCTTCGTGATCTTCGGCTTCATCACGTGGTACGTGATGCGGCTGTCGCGGCGGGAGGCCGACCTGCTGCAGGCCCGGCGCAGCGGACAGGCGAAGCTGTTCTCGATGTCCACCGGGCTGATGCATTTCGCGTTCCTGCAGATCCTGCTCGGCGCGCTGGTCGCCGGGATCGACGCGGGCCGCGACTTTCCGAGCTGGCCGTTGATGGCGGGACAGATCATTCCACCCGATCCGTTCTACGTCCCCGACGGCGCGGGCGGCAGTCTGCCGGCATGGCGGGCATTCTTCGAGAACGCGGGACTGGTGCAGTTCATCCACCGCACCTCGGGCTACCTGCTGTTCATCTTCGGCGTCATCGTCTGGCTGCGCGGGCGCCGCTCGCCGATGGCGCGGACGCGGTTCGCCTTCAATGCCGTGTTCAGCGCGCTGCTTCTGCAGATCGTGATCGGCATCGTCACCGTGCTCTATGCCGCGCCGCTGCCGCTCGGCATCCTGCACCAGGGCATGGCCGTGCTGCTTTGGGTCCTGATCCTGCGCGCGCGCTTCCTTGCTCGCTATCCCCATGTCCAATCGGTGAGAGACTGACCTGTGCCCCAGACCCCCTATGACGAGCTGATGGCGTTCCAGCGCGAGACCGAGGCCCTAGGACAAGTATCCGGCCGGCTTGGCTGGGACCAGGAGACGATGATGCCGCGCGGCGCGGCCGAGCAGCGCTCCGAGGAGATGGCCGCGATGGAGACGGTGCTGCACGCGCGGCGCACCGATCCGCGTGTCGGCGAGTGGCTGGCGGCGATCGACGGCGCGGCACTCGATGCCGCCGGGCAGGCGCAGCTGCGGCTGATCCGCCGGTCTTACGAGCGGGCGGTGAAGGTGCCGGCGCGGCTGTCGGTGGAGCTCGCCCGCGTGACGTCGCGCAGCCAGGGTATCTGGGCGCAGGCGCGGGCGGACGGCGACTTCGCCGCCTTCGCGCCGACGCTGGCGGAGGTCGTTTCGCTGAAGCGCGAGGAAGGCGCGGCGCTCGCGGCGGAGGGGGACGTCTATGACGCCATGCTTCAGGATTACGAGCCGGGCGCGACGGCGGATCAGCTCGATGCCATGTTCGGCGCACTGCGGCCACGCCTCGTCGCGCTTCGCGAGGCGGTGCTGGCACAGGAAAAACCGGCTGCGCTGACTGGCGAATTCGACGACGCCGTGCAGATGAAGCTGACGCGCAAGATCGCCGAGACCTTCGGGTACGACATGACGCGGGGCCGGGTCGACAAGGCGGTGCACCCGTTCTCCTCAGGCTCCGGGCAGGACGTGCGGATCACCACGCGGACCAACCCGGCCGATCCGTTCAACTGCATCTACTCGACCATTCACGAGGTCGGCCATGGCTCCTACGAGCAGAACATCGATGCCGCCTACTTGCTGACGCCGCTTGGCAACGGCGTGTCGATGGGCGTTCACGAAAGTCAGAGCCGGATCTACGAGAACCAGCTCGGCCGGAGCCATGCCTTCACCAGCTTCCTGTTCGGCGAGATGAAACAGGCGTTCGGCGAGATGAACCTTGCCGATGCCGAGGCCTTCTACCGCGCCGTGAACCGGGTCGACGGCGGTTTCATCCGGACCGAAAGCGACGAGGTGCAGTACAACCTGCACATCCTGCTGCGCTACGATCTGGAGCGTGCCCTGATCGGCCGGTCGCTGGAGGTCGCCGACCTCGAGGCGGCGTGGAACGAGCGGTTCGAGAAGGACTTCGGCTACGCTGTCGACAAGCCCTCGAACGGGGTGCTGCAGGACGTCCACTGGTCGCTGGGGCTGTTCGGCTACTTCCCGACCTATACGCTCGGCAACGTCTATGCCGGGTGCCTGCACGAGGCGCTCAGGGCCGATGTGCCTGATCTCGACGCGCGACTGGCGGAGGGCGATACCTCGCCGGCGACGACATGGCTGCGCGAGAAGCTGCAGGTGTTCGGCGGCCTGCGGGAGCCGCGGGCGACGATCGAACATGCAACCGGGGCGGCACCGTCCGAGGAACCGCTTCTGGCCTATCTCGAAGCGAAGTTCGGAGATATTTACGGGCTTTGACGATGGCGCGGGCGTCGGGGTAACCCGATCTTCAGCCCGCGCTGCTATCGAATTTTCGTCGAAAATTCTGGGAACTGGAGGGCGATCTTCGCGCGGATGTCTTGCGGGGTGAGCCCGTCGTCGCGGTAGGTAGCGATGGCGCGCGCATCGTCGCGCTTGGCGAGGCGGCGGCCCGCGTCGTCGCGGACCAGATCGTGATGGTCGTAATCCGGTGTCGGCAGGCCGAGCAGAGCCTGTAGCAGGACCTGCACCGGTGTTGCATCGAACAGGTCGGCCCCGCGCACGACCTCCGTCACGCCTTGCAACGCATCGTCGTGGACGACGGCGAGGTGATAGGCGACCGCCCCGTCGCGCCGGCTGAGGACGATGTCGCCAGTACCTTCGATCAGCGAGTCAGGGTCGATATCGTGCTGACCCTGACGGAGCCGACCGTGCTCGAGGAACGACAGCGCCCCCGGTATCGTGGCAAGCGCCTTTCGGATATCGAGCCGCAGCGCGTCGCCGGGCCGGCGGCTTTCCATCGACCGTCCACGACAGGTGCCGGGGTAGACCAACCCGTCGGGGCCGGTCGCGAGCGCGCCTTCCTGCGGGGCGGACAGCGCAGCCCGGATGTCACCGCGCGTGCAGGAGCAGGGGAAGACGAGCCCGCGTGCGGCCAGCCTGTCGATCGCCTGACCGTATTCGGACAGGTGTTCGGATTGACGGCGGACCGGTCGCGACCAGTCGAGGCCGAGCCACGCGAGATCTTCGAAGATCTGCGCGTCCCACTCGGGTTTCGAGCGGTCCTGGTCCAGGTCCTCGATCCGCAGAAGGAACGTGCCGCCGGCCTCTTGCGCGCGGCGCCAGGCGGTGATCGCGGAGAAGGCGTGGCCGAGGTGGAGCGGCCCCGTTGGCGAGGGCGCGAAGCGGGTGATCATCGCGAGGCGGGCTGGCGGTGGTCGAGGCCCTGATAGGGGCAGATCGCGCCGGTTGGGGTCGCGGCGCACCCGCACAGCTGTTCGATCCGGACTGACATGGCAAACGCCTCCCGTTGTCCTGACCTTACCGGTGTCAGGCGGCCCCAGCTTCTTCCGTCGGGGCGGTCACGGCGAGCCACGCCTGCCAATCGGCCTTGGCGCGATCCGTGTAAGCCTTGTAGCGGTCCTTGCGGCCGCGTCGTCCGCCCTTCACGCCATCGAGCGGCGGGAACAGGCCGAAGTTCACGTTCATCGGCTGGAAGGTCTTCGCCTCGGCACCGCCGGTGATGTGCGTGACCAGCGCGCCGATTGCCGTCGTGGACGGCACGGGTGGCAGGCTGTGGCCCGTCATCTCGGCAATCGCGAGGCGGCCGGCGAGAAGGCCCATGGAGGCGCTTTCAACGTAACCTTCAACGCCAGTGATCTGACCGGCGAACCGGATATTGGGACGGGAGCGCAGGCGCATCTGCTCGTCCAGCAGGGTCGGCGAGTTCAGGAACGTGTTGCGGTGAATGCCGCCGAGCCGCGCGAAGGACGCCTCGGAAAGGCCCGGGATCATTCGGAAAACTTCCGTCTGGGCCCCGTACTTCATCTTCGTCTGGAAGCCAACGATGTTGTAGAGCGTGCCAAGCGCGTTGTCCCGCCGCAGCTGGACGACGGCATAGGCCTTTTCCTCGGGCTTGTGGCTGTTGGTGAGGCCGATCGGTTTCATCGGGCCGTGACGCAGCGTCTCGCGGCCGCGTTCGGCCATGACCTCGATCGGCAGGCAGCCGTCGAAATAGCCGGCCGTCTCGCCCTCGTGGAACACGGTCTTGTCGGCAGCGAGGAGCGCGTCGATGAAGGCCTCGTACTGGGCCTTGTCCATCGGGCAGTTGATGTAGGCCTTCTGTTCGGCCTCCGTCTCGCCCTTGTCGTAGCGGGACTGTTCCCACGCGACGGACATGTCGATGCTCTCGGCATAGACGATGGGGGCGATGGCGTCGAAGAAGGCGAGCGCCTCGGTCCCTGTCTCGGCGCGGATCGCCTCGGCCAGATTGCCGGAGGTCAGCGGGCCCGTGGCGATGATCCACTGGCCGTCGGTGGGCAGCTCGGTGATTTCCTCGCCCGAGACCTCGATCAGCGGGTGGGCGCGCAGACGCTCGGTCACGCCGGCCGAGAAGGCGTCGCGGTCGACGGCAAGCGCACCGCCGGCGGGCAGACGGTGCTCGTCGGCCATCTCCATCAGGAGGCCGCCGGCCTGGCGCATCTCCCAATGGAGCAACCCGACGGCGTTCTGCTCGTCGTCGTCCGAACGGAACGAGTTGGAGCAGACCATCTCGGCGAGGTTGCCGGTCTTGTGGGCGAAGGTTTCGACGGTGGGGCGCATCTCGTGGATGACCACGGGAATGCCGGCCTGTGCGGCCTGCCACGCGGCCTCGGATCCGGCCATGCCGCCGCCGACGATATGAAGCTTGTCAGACATGGCGTTCGTCTAACGGAACGCCGTGGCCGAGGGAAGGGTCAGGCGACCGCGTCCTTGCGGCTGTCGGCGAAGATGTTCACGACCTCGGTCTCCTCGGGCGTGTCCATGAAGCGCAGCTTCAGCTTCATCTTCTGGGATTCGGACAGCGGGCCCTGGGACTGTGCCTCGGACTTCAGCGCGGCGAGGCGCTGTTCGAGGGCCGGGTCGAGTGCGCGGTCCGCTTCGAGCTTGGCGCGGCGCGGGGCTCTGCGGGCGAGCGGGCCGATGGTCGTGGTGGCGATCCGGCGCGGGGTGACGCGTTCCCCCACTTCGACCTTGCGGACGGTCGGGGTGCGGCGGACGATCCCGGCGCGGCGCACGCTGGCGCGGTCGCGGGTCATGTAGGTGAGCATCAGCGACGCGACGAGCGCGATGTCCCGCCAGAAGGCGTCGACGCTGGCCGTCGGCGCAGGGCCGTAGGCGGCGATGAAGCTGGACCAGAACACGAGCATGCCGAGCAGGAGCGCGGTCACCCGGATCGCGAGGCCGCAGAGCAGCGCGTAGGCGACGATGAACATCACGGCGCCACCGGTCATCCGGGCGAGGTCCGCGGCCATGAACTGGTCCAGCAGCTCGCTGCCGTTGGTGCCGGAGATCAGTCCGAGGGACGTCGCCATGAAGTAAGAGGCGATCACGATGCGGATCAGGTTCTGACCCGTATTGCGCATGGCGTCCTGTGCTTGGTCCCGGTGGTGTTTCATATGTTCTGCTTCGCCCGTCGAGTGAGAGGTATCGGCAGATGCCGATCTCGTCGTGGAGTTCTTCCTATCTTCGAAGAGACACGTGATTCATGTCCGAATTTGGGCGACAATCGAGCATTGGTGCCACGGTCGTCCGGGTTTCGGGCCCTGACGCTCAACCTGCCGTGAGGTCAAGGCGCTTGTGGCCGGGCTCGTGGGGTCGCCTGCGCTCCGCCCTTGAGTGAAAGGCCCGGCTGAGGTATCGCCCGCTCCTGATTACCGATAGGCGGCCGACTGATGAAATTCCTCGATCTGACCAAGGTCTTTATCCGATCCGGCAGCGGCGGGAACGGCTGCATCTCGTTCCGGCGGGAGAAGTACGTCGAATTCGGCGGCCCGAACGGCGGCGACGGCGGCCGGGGCGGCGATGTCTGGGCTGAGGCGGTCGAAGGGCTGAACACGCTCATCGACTTCCGCTACCAGCAGCATTTCTTCGCCAAGAACGGTCAGGCGGGCATGGGCCGCAACATGACCGGCGCCGACGGCAACGACATCATCCTGCGCGTGCCGGTGGGGACCGAGATCCTCGACGAGGACGAGGAGACGATCATCGCCGACCTGACCGAGGTCGGGGAGCGCGTCCTGCTGGCCAAGGGCGGCAATGGCGGCTGGGGCAACCTGCACTTCAAGTCCGCGACCAACCAGGCGCCGCGCCGCGCCAACCCCGGCCAGCCGGGTGTCGAGCGCGAGCTGTGGCTGCGGCTGAAGCTGATTGCCGATGTCGGCCTTCTCGGCCTGCCGAACGCGGGCAAGTCGACGTTCCTTGCCGCGACGTCCAACGCGCGGCCCAAGATCGCGGATTATCCCTTCACCACGCTGGTGCCGAACCTCGGCGTCGTCGGCGTGGACGGCGTCGAATTCGTGGTCGCCGACATTCCCGGCCTGATCGAGGGCGCGTCCGAGGGCAAGGGACTGGGCGACCTGTTCCTAGGCCACGTGGAGCGCTCCGCCGTGCTGCTGCACCTCGTCGACGGGTCCTCCGGCGATCCGGTGCGGGACTGGCGTACCATCGTGGACGAGATCGAAGCCTATGGCGAAGGCCTCGCCGACAAGCCGCGCGTCACCGTGCTCAACAAGATCGACACGCTGGACGATGAGGAGCGGACCTTCATCGCCAATGAGCTGACCGAAGCCGGCGCCGGCCAGGTTCTGTTGATGTCCGGCGTGTCGGGCGAGGGCACGGTCGACGTGCTGCGCGCGCTCAGGTCGCAGATCGACGAGGACCGGCTGCGGCGCAAGCCCGCCCCCGAGGAGGACGAGCCGTGGGAGCCCTGAGCGGCGCCCGCCGGGTCGTCGTCAAGATCGGCTCGGCGCTTCTGGTCGACCGCCAAAGCGGCGCGCTGCGCGGCGAGTGGCTGCTGTCGCTTGCCGAGGACGTCGCGGCGCTGCGAAAACAGGGCAAGGACGTGATCCTGGTCTCCTCGGGGTCGATCGCGCTCGGGCGCGGCGTGCTCGGGCTGGGGCAGGGAGCGCTTCCGCTGGAGCAGAGCCAGGCCGCCGCCGCCGTCGGTCAGATCCGACTGGCGCGCGCCTATGAAGAGGCGCTCGCCCCGCACGAGATCGTCACGGCGCAGGTGCTGGTCACGCTTGAGGACAGCGCCAACCGTCGCCGCTACCTGAACTCGCGCGCGACGCTGGAGACGCTGCTTTCGCTCGGCGTCACGCCCATCGTGAACGAGAACGACACCGTCGCGACGGACGAGATTCGCTATGGCGACAACGACCGACTCGCGGCGCAGGTCGCTGTCACGACCGGAGCCGACGCGCTGGTTCTGCTGTCGGACGTTGATGGCTTCTATACCGCCAACCCGGCGGAGGATCCGACGGCGACCCATTACCCCGTGATCGACCGCATCACGCCCGAGATCGAGGCGCAGGCGGGAGACGCCGGGTCCGGACTGTCAAAGGGTGGCATGAAGACCAAGCTGATGGCCGCCCGAACCGCGACGGAGGCGGGCTGTGCGCTTGCCATCACGCTCGGCTCGCCGCTGAACCCCCTCGCCGGGCTGGAGCAGGGCGTCCGCGCGACCTGGTTCACCGCACAGACCACACCGCAGGCGGCGCGAAAACGCTGGATTGCGGCGATGAAGCCGAAGGGCGAGCTGACGGTCGACGACGGCGCCGCCGCCGCGCTCCGGCAAGGCAAGAGCCTGCTGCCCGCCGGGGTCACGGTGGTCAGCGGCACGTTCGATCGGGGCGATCCGGTCGTGGTGCTCGACGCGTCTGGGGCGCGGCTGGCCGTCGGCCTGACCCGCTACACCGCGGCCGAGACCCGCGCGATCCGGGGCCACCGGACGGACGAGATCGAGCACCTGCTTGGCTACAAGGGCCGGAGCGTCCTCCTGCATCGCGACGACATGGTGTCATGACGGGCGACCGCCTGCCCGGGCTGCAGGCGCGGTGGGGGCTTACCGATCCGACGCTGGTGGTCGAGACGCACTCCAGCCTGATCTATCGGGACGGGGCGCGCTGCCTGAAGCTTCTGAAGCCCGCGGGACTGGAAGAGATGTCGGGCGCGGCGCTGCTCGACTGGTGGAACGGTGACGGCGCGGTCCGACTGATCGACCGGTCCGAAGATGCCATGTTGCTCGACTGGATCGAGGGCCCGCCGCTCGGCGACCGGGTCCGGGCTACGGGGGACGGAGGCACGTTCGACGGGCTGGCCGATCTCATCCTGCGCCTGCAGGCACCGCGCGAGGCGCCAGTGCCCGAACTGACGTCCGTCGAGCGCCATATCGGGCAGTTGTTCGAGATGAGGGACGCCGACCTCGACCGCCCGAAGGCGCTGGCGCGGGACCTTCTCGCCACCGTGCCGCACGAGGTGCCGCTTCATGGTGATCTGCATCACGAGAATATCCTCGAAGGGTGGGACGGCTGGGTCGTGATCGACCCGAAAGGCCTGGTCGGCGATCCGGCCTTCGAATGCGCCAACCTGTTCCGCAATCCCGAAGGGCGCCTCGACCTCGCGATCGACCCGGCGCGTGGCGACCGCTTGGCGGAGACCTTGAGCACGCGGCTCGGTCATCCGAAGGGCCGGATCCTGGCATGGGCCGCCGTCCTCTGCGCCGCCTCGCGCAGCTGGAACGCGGTGGCGGGGCGGGACACGACCGACGACCGGCTGCTGCTGTCGGTGTTCCTCGACCTGCATGACCGCGCGGGTGGTTCACTGACCGCCTGACCTGGGCTATTGAGCGGCAACCACCGGGAGAGCGCCCCATGAAAGACAGCGACAACATCGACGCGATGATGGCCGGGATCGGCCGGAACGCCCGCGAAGCTGCGGCGGAGCTCGCGTTCGCCGATCCAGAGCGCAAGGTCGCCGCGCTGATCGGGGGGGCGGACGCGCTCTGGTCCCGCCGGCAGGAGATCCTCGATTCGAACTGCGAGGACCTTGTCTACGGTGAGGAGAAGGGCCTGTCGCCGGCGATGATCGACCGGCTGACGCTGGACGAGTCCCGGATCCGCGCGATGGTCGACGGTTTGCGCACCATTGCCGAGATGAAGGATCCGGTGGGCGAGACGATCGCGGAGTGGGACCGGCCGACCGGCCTGAACATCCGCCGCGTGCGCACGCCGCTCGGCGTGATCGGGGTGATCTACGAATCCCGCCCCAACGTGACCGCCGATGCTGGCGCGCTTTGCCTGAAATCGGGCAACGCGGTAATCCTGCGTGGCGGTTCGGAGAGCTTCCATTCCTCGTCGGCGATCCACGCCTGTCTTGCCACCGGGCTGAAGCAGGCCGGCCTGCCGGAGGCCGCGATCCAGATGGTGCCGACCCGCGACCGCGAGGCCGTGAGCTGGATGCTGAAGGCCTCCGGCGACATCGACGTGATCGTTCCCCGTGGCGGCAAGGGCCTCGTCGGGCTGGTGCAGCGTGAGGCGCGCGTGCCGGTGTTCGCTCACCTCGAAGGCATCTGCCACGTCTACATCGACAAGTGGGCGGACAAGGAAATGGCGGAGAAGATCATCGTCAACGCCAAGACCCGGCGCACCGGCATCTGCGGCTCCGCAGAGTTCCTGCTGATCGACTGGAAGTACTACACAGAGCACGGTCCGCACCTGATCGAGGCGCTGCTGGCCAAGGGCGTGGAGGTCCGCGCCGACAAGGAACTGTCGAAGATCCCCGGCACTGTCCCGGCGACGGACG harbors:
- a CDS encoding iron-sulfur cluster assembly scaffold protein is translated as MSDDTDMIKLYSGKILALAADMPRTGRLEAPDASVRKRSPLCGSTITVDLKVEDGVITDYAQDVKACALGQAAAAVVGANVVGRTEEEIRRARDEMLAMLKEGGPPPSAPFDGLEVLEPARDYKNRHASIMLALEATLAALGEVKVS
- the hisI gene encoding phosphoribosyl-AMP cyclohydrolase, coding for MSFDPSTLRYNEAGLIPAIAQEAETGEVLMMAWMNAASIERTLEEGRVVYWSRSRGEFWRKGDTSGHVQELVELRFDCDADCLLLQVRQVGAACHTGRRNCFYRAVRDGDVVEIAAPL
- a CDS encoding thiamine phosphate synthase, whose product is MTDDTPDQPQIYLISPPEFELSSYPDRLAACLDATPVACVRLALATRDEDRISRAADALREVCHARDVALVIDTHALLAERLGLDGIHLMDSARSVKSMRKALGDDAIVGAFCGTSRHDGMTAGELGADYVSFGPVGATALGDGRLAERELFEWWSQMIEVPVVAEGALDEGLIRTLAPFADFLGLGDEIWSTEDPVKTLDALVAASR
- a CDS encoding TfoX/Sxy family protein, whose protein sequence is MAHDEGSAETLREDLADLPGLTEKRMFGGLCFMVDGNMACGITAERGMFRVGKQHEDEAAAIDGVIPMIHAGRRMGGFVRADLDCIADDDRRGRLMALVRANLATLPPK
- a CDS encoding RNA methyltransferase, coding for MPTDTPQPAFVLLRPQMGENIGAAARGMWNFGLDRMRITAPRDGWPNQKAVAMASGAGRLLDEAQMYGSTAEAVADCHYVYATTARPRELTKPVLTPEAALADAATRIGRGEKVAVMFGPERAGMENEDIAQASAIISVPVNPEFPSLNLAQCVLLCAYEWRRAVTDTPAERLEGQRTELAERVEVEKLGDHYEERLEEAGFFYPEAKGGAMRLNLRNLWSRMPLTRADVQMLHGIMRQMVRWKDRD
- the ctaA gene encoding heme A synthase, which codes for MAQKPKSRTNRAIFEEVGTGERQVAAATGSIDKGGQGARGAVRLWLMLIFALVAAMILVGGLTRLTDSGLSITEWAPVSGALPPMSEADWQAEFERYQQIPQFTELNSDMDLAGFKSIYWWEWGHRQLGRVIGLVWAIGFFGFLATRTMPRGWSGRLLGLGALGGVQGAIGWWMVHSGLQEGMLSVASYRLAIHLGLAFVIFGFITWYVMRLSRREADLLQARRSGQAKLFSMSTGLMHFAFLQILLGALVAGIDAGRDFPSWPLMAGQIIPPDPFYVPDGAGGSLPAWRAFFENAGLVQFIHRTSGYLLFIFGVIVWLRGRRSPMARTRFAFNAVFSALLLQIVIGIVTVLYAAPLPLGILHQGMAVLLWVLILRARFLARYPHVQSVRD
- a CDS encoding carboxypeptidase M32 — its product is MAFQRETEALGQVSGRLGWDQETMMPRGAAEQRSEEMAAMETVLHARRTDPRVGEWLAAIDGAALDAAGQAQLRLIRRSYERAVKVPARLSVELARVTSRSQGIWAQARADGDFAAFAPTLAEVVSLKREEGAALAAEGDVYDAMLQDYEPGATADQLDAMFGALRPRLVALREAVLAQEKPAALTGEFDDAVQMKLTRKIAETFGYDMTRGRVDKAVHPFSSGSGQDVRITTRTNPADPFNCIYSTIHEVGHGSYEQNIDAAYLLTPLGNGVSMGVHESQSRIYENQLGRSHAFTSFLFGEMKQAFGEMNLADAEAFYRAVNRVDGGFIRTESDEVQYNLHILLRYDLERALIGRSLEVADLEAAWNERFEKDFGYAVDKPSNGVLQDVHWSLGLFGYFPTYTLGNVYAGCLHEALRADVPDLDARLAEGDTSPATTWLREKLQVFGGLREPRATIEHATGAAPSEEPLLAYLEAKFGDIYGL
- the gluQRS gene encoding tRNA glutamyl-Q(34) synthetase GluQRS, which gives rise to MITRFAPSPTGPLHLGHAFSAITAWRRAQEAGGTFLLRIEDLDQDRSKPEWDAQIFEDLAWLGLDWSRPVRRQSEHLSEYGQAIDRLAARGLVFPCSCTRGDIRAALSAPQEGALATGPDGLVYPGTCRGRSMESRRPGDALRLDIRKALATIPGALSFLEHGRLRQGQHDIDPDSLIEGTGDIVLSRRDGAVAYHLAVVHDDALQGVTEVVRGADLFDATPVQVLLQALLGLPTPDYDHHDLVRDDAGRRLAKRDDARAIATYRDDGLTPQDIRAKIALQFPEFSTKIR